A window of Chlorocebus sabaeus isolate Y175 chromosome 14, mChlSab1.0.hap1, whole genome shotgun sequence contains these coding sequences:
- the GNLY gene encoding granulysin isoform X2, with protein MATWALLLLAAMLLGNPGLGVSVSPKGKDTSGRESGFGWAIWMEGLVFSRLSPEYYEVATAHLCDKEQSCPCLAQEDPQGDLLIKMQELGFDCKICLRIVQTLKAMVNEPTERSISNAEARVCRMVRSQWRDVCKNFMRRYQPRVTQGLLAGETARKICVDLRLCEPSMGSL; from the exons ATGGCTACCTGGGCACTCCTTCTCCTTGCAGCCATGCTCCTGGGCAACCCAG GCCTTGGGGTCAGTGTGAGCCCCAAGGGCAAGGACACTTCTGGAAGGGAGAGTGGATTTGGCTGGGCCATCTGGATggaag GTCTGGTCTTCTCTCGTCTGAGCCCTGAGTACTATGAAGTGGCAACAGCCCACCTGTGTGACAAGGAGCAATCCTGCCCGTGCCTGGCGCAGGAGGACCCCCAG GGTGACCTGTTGATCAAAATGCAGGAGCTGGGCTTCGACTGCAAGATCTGTCTGAGGATAGTCCAGACactgaaggctatggtgaatgaGCCCACCGAG AGAAGCATTTCCAATGCTGAGGCCCGTGTGTGTAGGATGGTGAGGTCACAATGGCGCGACGTCTGCAAAAATTTCATGAGGAGGTATCAGCCTAGAGTTACCCAGGGCCTCCTGGCCGGAGAAACTGCCCGGAAGATCTGTGTGGACCTCAGGTTGTGTGAACCTTCTATGG GTTCCCTCTGA
- the GNLY gene encoding granulysin isoform X1: MATWALLLLAAMLLGNPGLVFSRLSPEYYEVATAHLCDKEQSCPCLAQEDPQGDLLIKMQELGFDCKICLRIVQTLKAMVNEPTERSISNAEARVCRMVRSQWRDVCKNFMRRYQPRVTQGLLAGETARKICVDLRLCEPSMGSL; this comes from the exons ATGGCTACCTGGGCACTCCTTCTCCTTGCAGCCATGCTCCTGGGCAACCCAG GTCTGGTCTTCTCTCGTCTGAGCCCTGAGTACTATGAAGTGGCAACAGCCCACCTGTGTGACAAGGAGCAATCCTGCCCGTGCCTGGCGCAGGAGGACCCCCAG GGTGACCTGTTGATCAAAATGCAGGAGCTGGGCTTCGACTGCAAGATCTGTCTGAGGATAGTCCAGACactgaaggctatggtgaatgaGCCCACCGAG AGAAGCATTTCCAATGCTGAGGCCCGTGTGTGTAGGATGGTGAGGTCACAATGGCGCGACGTCTGCAAAAATTTCATGAGGAGGTATCAGCCTAGAGTTACCCAGGGCCTCCTGGCCGGAGAAACTGCCCGGAAGATCTGTGTGGACCTCAGGTTGTGTGAACCTTCTATGG GTTCCCTCTGA